A segment of the Fusobacterium ulcerans genome:
AGTATAGTAGCTGTCTTCAACAAGAGCATCTGAAAGAACTCCGATAGCTCCTCCGACTAATCCCCATCCTACAGCAGTATTAACTGATCCAGTATTATATCCTCCAATAGCAGCACCTATTCCAGCACCAGCTATACCACTCAAAGCAGCTTGAGATTCTTTTAAATCCATTTTGCCTAGTTGCAGGATATTAACTTGAAGCCAGTAATTAGCATTTTTAGGAGCAGAAACTATTTTATACCCTTTTGCAATTAAAGTATTTTTAATTTCGCTTTCCATATCCAAGTTACTTGTTGAAGTATTTTTTACCTGTACAAAAACTGTTTTGTCCATTATGTTTTCTGGACTTAACCATATAGTTTCAGAAAGTTTAGTCTCTGTGGCTAAATTTCTTTTTTTAATGGCTGTTTCCAAAGAACTGCACCCTGACAAAAGTAATAACATAAGAGTCATTACAAGTAGAAAATATTTTTTCATTATTTTTCCTCCCTAAAATAAAAATGTCATATAATAAATATTATCATAAAATAATTTCTAAGTAAACTGAAAATATTTAGGTTTTTAAATTTAAAAGAGATTATTACAATAATGAGAAAATAATTTCAGCAGGAAGAAATACATTGTTTAAAAAGTATATATTATTCCTCTTTCAAATATATTCTTTATTTCGAATTTTTTACCATATTTTCATTGATTTATAGTGGATAAAATGGTATCATGATTTAAAGGTAGAGATAATTAGAAATGTTATATACAATAGACAATAAAGTTAAATTGTTAGGGAGAGGTATATGGAAGAATTGTTAAATGAGTTAAATGAAGTAGTTTATGTTGTAGATTTAGAAAACTATGAACTGCTTTATTTAAATAAATATGGATTGAAACTATTTGGTTATGAAAAATTTGATGAAATAAAAGGAATTACTTGTTATGAGGTTTTTTATAAAACAAATTCTCCATGTTCATTTTGTAATGCCAGTCGTCTTACAAATAAAGAGTATCATGAGTGGGAATGTAAAAATATTTTGTTAAATAAATACTTTATTATTAAAGAAAAACTAATAAAATGGAATGGAAAAAATGCTCATATGGCAGTGGCTATGGATATTACTAAAAAAGAAGAAGAAAAAATAACTTTGGAACAGACACTGGAAAACGAAAGAATAGTATTAAACTGTATAAAGATGATGCATTCCTCAGTTAACATAGATGTTTCTATTACTAATACTCTTGAAGTAATGGGAGAATATTTGAATGGTCAACGTACATATATTTTTGAATTAGCTGGAGACACCATTCTTAATAATACATATGAATGGTGCGCTGAGGGAGTAGAAGCAAAAAAAGAAACGCTACAAGATCTATCTATTGAATATGTAATCAGATGGAAATGGATAAGTATTTTTAATAAAGGGTTGCCTATAATAATAGAAAATTTAGAAGATATTAAGGAAGTTAATGAAAATGAATATATGATTCTTCATTCTCAAAATATACATTCTTTAGTAGTCATACCTATAATGGAAAATGGAGTTTTTCATGGATTTTTTGGAGTAGATAATCCTCCTGTTAAGAGAATACAAAATATAATTGATATTTTAAATATTTTATCATATTTCTTTTTAGAGATGCTTCAGCGTAAAAAAATGATAGCAACAATGGAAAAACTTAGTTATTATGATACACTTACTGGAGCTTTGAACAGAAATGCTTATATCAGGGATCTTGAAAGAACATTACATAAAATTAAAAAACTGGGAGTAGTATTTGTAGATGTAAATGGGTTAAAAAGTGTAAATGACCATTTTGGACATACAGCTGGAGATGAACTTATTGTAAGTACTTTTAATGAAATAAAAGATGTGTTTCATGATGCTTTGAAATATAGAACTGGTGGAGATGAGTTTATAATATTTTGTAGGAATGAAACTGAAGAAGTATTTATGGGAAAAATTTCTCAATTGAAGGAAAACTTAAAAAGTTCAAATGGTGGGATGGCAGCAGTAGGAGCTAACTGGACATTTAATGCTAAAGATATAAATCAGTCAATAAAGATAGCTGAAATTAACATGTATAAAGATAAGAAAAAGTTTTATAATTACCAAGAAGAAAATGAAAAAAATATAATTATTAAAAAGCATTATTTTCAAAATTAGATAAAAAGCAATAAGCTGCTTCTAAAATTTCCAATAGAAATATTTTAGATTATAACCTAAAAATTAAAAGTGATATGCTTCTTTTATAATAGAGAGATGAAATAAAAATTTGCCTATTATAAAAGGGGCATTTTTTTTATAGAAAAATTTTAATATTTATTAAAATAGAA
Coding sequences within it:
- a CDS encoding complement resistance protein TraT, whose amino-acid sequence is MKKYFLLVMTLMLLLLSGCSSLETAIKKRNLATETKLSETIWLSPENIMDKTVFVQVKNTSTSNLDMESEIKNTLIAKGYKIVSAPKNANYWLQVNILQLGKMDLKESQAALSGIAGAGIGAAIGGYNTGSVNTAVGWGLVGGAIGVLSDALVEDSYYTMITDILVSEKSNTKVNKLSVNATTQGTQGRNIYATEDDGNMNKYQTRVVSTANKMNLELPEAEPQLKNELIKTISNIF
- a CDS encoding GGDEF domain-containing protein encodes the protein MEELLNELNEVVYVVDLENYELLYLNKYGLKLFGYEKFDEIKGITCYEVFYKTNSPCSFCNASRLTNKEYHEWECKNILLNKYFIIKEKLIKWNGKNAHMAVAMDITKKEEEKITLEQTLENERIVLNCIKMMHSSVNIDVSITNTLEVMGEYLNGQRTYIFELAGDTILNNTYEWCAEGVEAKKETLQDLSIEYVIRWKWISIFNKGLPIIIENLEDIKEVNENEYMILHSQNIHSLVVIPIMENGVFHGFFGVDNPPVKRIQNIIDILNILSYFFLEMLQRKKMIATMEKLSYYDTLTGALNRNAYIRDLERTLHKIKKLGVVFVDVNGLKSVNDHFGHTAGDELIVSTFNEIKDVFHDALKYRTGGDEFIIFCRNETEEVFMGKISQLKENLKSSNGGMAAVGANWTFNAKDINQSIKIAEINMYKDKKKFYNYQEENEKNIIIKKHYFQN